The following DNA comes from Frankia casuarinae.
GATGTTCGTCGTGGGCGTGGACGAGCCCGTCGATGAGGACGTCGAACCGTTTCACCGGCACCAGACGCCCGACAGCGAGGACGAGGGGATGCGGCGAGCGCTCGCCGGCGGGGGAGAAGGACGGGTCGATACCCGGCGGCACGACCGAGATGTTGCGCGGCGGCAGGCCGAGCAGGTCGATGATCTCGTGCCGGGACGACGGGGACAGCGTCAGGATGCGCGTACGCCGGTACAGCGGTGGTGCGATCTTGAATTCGACGGTCTCGCCGATCCTGGCCAGCTTCGGGGACAGCACCATCCGCCACATCTCGGCATGCACGTGGTGCAGGAACACCACCCGGGGGCAGCGGGCCCAGACCGGAGAGAAGAACGGCATCCCGTTCCAGATCTCGACCAGGCCGTCCCAGGGCCCGCCGCGGCCCAGCGCGCCGGACACCGCCGTGCGCGGGAAGACCGAGTACCGGCCCGCCTTGCGGACCACCGTGTAGCCGTTGCGGTGGACGGATTCCGGATGGCCGGACGCCACGGCCGTGCGCAGGCTCACGTCGATGCCGGCCTGCGCCCACAGCTCCGCGACCTTGTCGGCGTGCAGCTCCGACCCGCCCGACTCGGGGTCGTCGAGGTCACGCCAGGCCAGCATGTGCACGCGGCGCAGCCCCGAAGTCTCGACCAGCTCGGCGAGGGAGGGCCGGTGCGGCGCGGCCTCGATCCCGGGCGCTCCCACCTGCGCGGCCAAGAGGCCCGGCGGGACCGGGACGGCCGGCGGCACGACGAGGCCCGCGGGGGTCGGCGGGATCGTCGCGCCGGGGCCGCGCCGATTGCTCGCGGCGCTCATGCCCGAGCCGTCCGACGGGCGGCGGCGAGCACCGACAGGCCGGTGACGATGGCCAGCACGGCCTGGCAGGCGAGGTCGGCGCGGGCGGTGCTCGTCGGTGATCCGTCCGCCCACAGCATGAGGGGGACGGTCGCGGCGGCGGCCAGCCCCAGGGCCAGCAGTACGCCTCGCTCGCCGAGAGCGAGCAGGTAGTGGGTGAACAGCACGGTAGCTCCGAGACAGGTCATCGCTGCGGCCAAGGGGAGAAGCGCGCCGGAGGCATCGGTGAAGCGAGGGCCGAAGGCCAGGGAGAGAAGTGTGTCGGGTGCGAGGAGAGCGGCGGAGAGCAGCCCCAGCGCGGGGACGAGGAGTATCGCTAGCGTTGCTCCGAGTTGATGGAGGGCGTGCTGTCCGAGATGTCGTCGATCGGCGGCCTCCGGCAGCAGGAAGCCGGCCAGCACGACCGCCGCCAGTACGAGCACCTTGCTGGCCACCGAGACGGCCGCGTAAGAGCCCGACCGGTCGGGGGCGAGCCGGCCCTGCATGAGGACGTCGATGTTCTGCAGGAGGCCGAGCATCGCCAGCGCGACGAGAGCGGTGCCGACCTCGACGGCCAGCCGGGCCGTGGGCGCCGCGGGCGAGCCCGGCTCGGGCGACATTCCCACGACCGCGTCCGGGTGGCGGCGCAGCGTGGACCGCGTGTGGGCGAGGGCGGCCAGCACACCGAGCAGGACGGCGATCGCCGCGCCGGTCTCGTCCAGACCGGCGAGCACCAACCCGATCGTGAACACCGTCTTCACCGCGGCGTCGACGAGCAGGTTGGCGGCCAGCGCCGGATAGAGCCGGCCGCACTGCAGCAACCCCCGGTCGACGCAGAGCAGACACCAGGCGGCACCGGCGGTCACGATCTCGGCGACGCCGCCGGGACCGGGCAGCGACAGTTCGTGGGCCACGAAGCCCCGAGCGGCCACCGCGAGCATGGCGACGACCAGCACGAGCGCGACCCCGACCCGGCGGACCCGGCGGACCCACTGCGCCACCAGGTCCAACTGCCCGCTGTGCTGCCAGGTGGTGATCCGCCGGACCACCCCCACGAGCAGGGCGCTGCCCGGCATGGACACGATGAAGAAGATCGCGATCAGTTGGGCGACCGCGCCGTAGGATCGGGTACTCAGCGCGCGTGCGATGATCAGCGTGACGCCCATGTTGGCGAGGTTGGCGAGCAGGCCGGCCAGCGCCAGCGGGATGGCGCCGCGCACCGCCCCCCGCAGCCGGGTGCCCCGGGTCTGTTTCAGGCGTTTACGCAGCGTCCAGCCGTCGGCCGCGATCGCGGCCGACGCGCCGCCCGGCTGGGCGGTATTGCGCTTCATGCGGAGTCCTCCCCGACGACATACGCAGGGGTACTCCCCGCCCCGCGCAACGGAATGCCCGCGTGGGGCCGGTTCACCCGCGCCGGGGTGGTCGGCCGCCTGGTACGTCCGGGAACGGTGCTCAACGGATTGTCAGTGCCTTGTCGGCCGATTCCGTCTCGGTGGCGACGTCGGCGTCCACCATCATCGCCACCAACTCCTCGAACCCCACCCGCGGCTTCCACCCCAACACCTCCCGCGCCTTCGACGAATCCCCCACCAGCACATCCACCTCAGCCGGCCGGAAAAACCGGGGATCCTGCCGCACGAACCCCGACCAGTCCGAGATCCCCACCCGCCCGAACGCCACATCCAACAACTCCCGGATACTGTGCGTCTCCCCGGTCGCCACCACATAATCGTCCGGCGCGTCCTGCTGCAGCATCCGCCACATCGCCTCCACGTAATCCCCCGCGAAACCCCAGTCCCGCCGCGACTCCAGATTCCCCAACGACAACGAGTCCTGCAACCCCAACGAAATCCGCGCCACCGCCCGCGAGATCTTCCGGGTCACGAACTCGATCCCCCGCCGCGGCGACTCGTGATTAAACAACAACCCCGAACACGCGAACGCCCCGTACGACTCCCGATAATTCACCGTCAGATAGTGACCAAACGTCTTCGCCACCCCGTACGGCGACCGCGGATGAAACGGCGTCGACTCCCGCTGCGGCGTCTCCCGCACCTTCCCGAACATCTCCGACGACGACGCCTGATAGAACCGCACCCCCGACATGTCGTTACCACCCGCGATCCGCAACGCCTCCAGAACCCGCAGCACCCCCATCCCCGTCGTCTCCCCGGTCAGCTCCGCCTGCTTCCACGACAACCCCACGAACGAGATCGCCCCCAGGTTGTACACCTCGTCCGGCTGCGAGATCTCCACCGCCCCGATCAACGACGGAAGATCCGTCAGATCCCCCTCCAACAACACCACCCCCGGCACCAGCCGCTCCACCGTCGCCACCTTCGGGTTCGACTGCCCCCGCACCAACCCGAACACCTCATAACCCTTCGCGGTCAGCAACTCACCCAGATACAACCCGTCCTGACCGGTAATCCCGGTAATCAGCGCGCGAGGCACGTCGAATCCTCCTGTAGACCGCCCGGTACTGGGCGGAAGGTTAGCGTCGGGTAAAGCGGGCGGGTCAGCCGGGTCCCGCTCCCGTGGTCGGCGTGGTCGGCGCGGGTGCGGCGGCCGCTGCTCCCCGGGCGATCCGGAGAAGCTGGGGAATGATCGCGACACCGATCCGTCGGGCACCGCCATTGGAGATGTGCACACCGTCGTCGTCGCGTAGCCGGACACCGTCCAGTTCGTCGACGTACTTGTCACCCGGAGTGAGAATTGACGTGATGTCGATCACGGTGACGCCGGGATGGCGAGCCGCCGCGGCCCGCAGCAGCGCGTTGAACCGCACCACCCGTTCGGCCTTCGTCTCCGGGTAGATGCCGCCGTTCGGCGCCTCGGTCGGCTTGAACACCGGGGTCGTCAGGAGCACCACCTTGGCACCCTTGGCGCCGAGCGTGTCGATGGCGAGGTCGAGTTCCCGGCCGAGGTAGGCGTCGAACCCCGGATCGCCGATGTGCGTCCACCGGCCGTCCCGCATCTGGTCGGTGACCTCCCAGCGACCGACCAGCAGGATCGCGAGCGCGGGGTTGACCTCGTTCACCCGTTGGGCGAACCGTTGCGGCCACTGGTCGCATCCGTCGGTGGTGGGACCGGCGCTGCCGAGGATGCGCCGCTGCATCCCCCGTGCGACGCCACACCCCAGCTTGGAGAAGTCGTGGATCTCCATACCCTGCTGGGCGGCCATCGAGGAGAAGTCGCTGAACCCCAGGGTGAGAGCCACCGAGTCGCCGCCGAGCAGGACCTTGATCGGGGGGTTCCCGCCGGCCTTGACGGCGACGGCCGGTTGTGGGGAGGTCGCCGCCCGCCGCGCCAACGCCTCCAGGTCCGCGGGAGTGCGCACCGACGCCGACGTCCCGGCGGTCGCCAGCAGGATCACCGCGAGCACCCCGCCCAGGGCGGCGGGCACCGTCACCCGCGGGACGGGGAAGCGTACTTTGCCCCGCCGGATCGGGTTCTCCACGAGGTGGAACGAGGCCAGTGTGATCGCCAGCGTGGCGGCGAGGCGGAGCCCCAGCAGGACCACGCCGTTCGTCCCGGTGCGGGTCGCCGTCAGCGTGAGGAAGATCGGCCAGTGCCACAGGTACAGGCCGTACGAGATGCGGCCGACGAAGGTCAGCGGGGCGGTGGCCAGCACCCTCGCCACCGGGCCTCGGGGCGCTTCCACGAGCGAGGCGACCAGCAGCATCACGATGATCGCAACCCCGAGGAAGCCGCCGGCGTAGAGTCCGCGGCTCTCCCCACCCACCGTTGTCCAGAGGAGGATCATCGCAGCCGTGGCGACACAGCCGACGACCGACATGACCGACCGGGCCCGGGCGGAGATCGGGGTCGTCCGCTGGGCCCGCCAGACGGCGAGGGCGGCCCCGACCAGCAGGGCCTGGGCGCGGCTGTCGGTGCCGTAGTAGATCCGGGAGGGGTTCGTCCCGACCACGAGCAGGGCGAGGCCCACCAACGCGGACGCCTCGGCGCCGAGGACCGCGACCG
Coding sequences within:
- a CDS encoding glycosyltransferase family 4 protein; translated protein: MSAASNRRGPGATIPPTPAGLVVPPAVPVPPGLLAAQVGAPGIEAAPHRPSLAELVETSGLRRVHMLAWRDLDDPESGGSELHADKVAELWAQAGIDVSLRTAVASGHPESVHRNGYTVVRKAGRYSVFPRTAVSGALGRGGPWDGLVEIWNGMPFFSPVWARCPRVVFLHHVHAEMWRMVLSPKLARIGETVEFKIAPPLYRRTRILTLSPSSRHEIIDLLGLPPRNISVVPPGIDPSFSPAGERSPHPLVLAVGRLVPVKRFDVLIDGLVHAHDEHPTMEAVIVGEGYERVELEKRISAAGAGGWLRLVGRVDDDALLTLYRRAWVLASASAREGWGMTITEAAACGTPSVATKIAGHTDAVVDGETGVLVEDPADLGKTLAGVLTDHDLRARLSAGALAHAATFTWAQTARSTFAALVREAARHQGRRSSAARAADLVGPHR
- a CDS encoding GDP-mannose 4,6-dehydratase, which produces MPRALITGITGQDGLYLGELLTAKGYEVFGLVRGQSNPKVATVERLVPGVVLLEGDLTDLPSLIGAVEISQPDEVYNLGAISFVGLSWKQAELTGETTGMGVLRVLEALRIAGGNDMSGVRFYQASSSEMFGKVRETPQRESTPFHPRSPYGVAKTFGHYLTVNYRESYGAFACSGLLFNHESPRRGIEFVTRKISRAVARISLGLQDSLSLGNLESRRDWGFAGDYVEAMWRMLQQDAPDDYVVATGETHSIRELLDVAFGRVGISDWSGFVRQDPRFFRPAEVDVLVGDSSKAREVLGWKPRVGFEELVAMMVDADVATETESADKALTIR
- a CDS encoding acyltransferase family protein, coding for MPVVCPGEVAADATPGDEEGTRLTSNDADTFPLASGGRHRRVAPGPEPTDTVPINTRLGGTRPAPGATRPPAGPPYRSPGTVTAPGARARAGTRPRTGTREATGPLRVEEDLDATGPVLAPLGHSPALDGLRALAVTAVIAYHAGVSWMPGGLLGVDTFFVLSGFLITGLLIAEYRYNRRIDLRAFWIRRSRRLMPALLLLLLGVAAYARWIASPGDVGTLRLDALSTLLYVANWRFALSDQSYFDHFSAPSPLLHTWSLSVEEQFYVLWPLIVYLLMRHSAKTVDRWRRQRQKAQSLALTVAVLGAEASALVGLALLVVGTNPSRIYYGTDSRAQALLVGAALAVWRAQRTTPISARARSVMSVVGCVATAAMILLWTTVGGESRGLYAGGFLGVAIIVMLLVASLVEAPRGPVARVLATAPLTFVGRISYGLYLWHWPIFLTLTATRTGTNGVVLLGLRLAATLAITLASFHLVENPIRRGKVRFPVPRVTVPAALGGVLAVILLATAGTSASVRTPADLEALARRAATSPQPAVAVKAGGNPPIKVLLGGDSVALTLGFSDFSSMAAQQGMEIHDFSKLGCGVARGMQRRILGSAGPTTDGCDQWPQRFAQRVNEVNPALAILLVGRWEVTDQMRDGRWTHIGDPGFDAYLGRELDLAIDTLGAKGAKVVLLTTPVFKPTEAPNGGIYPETKAERVVRFNALLRAAAARHPGVTVIDITSILTPGDKYVDELDGVRLRDDDGVHISNGGARRIGVAIIPQLLRIARGAAAAAPAPTTPTTGAGPG